In bacterium, the following are encoded in one genomic region:
- a CDS encoding sigma-54 dependent transcriptional regulator: protein MPPKDEILIVDDEEMMCLVLGGVFEDAGYAVRTASNGEQALKLISDRLPDVLLMDIIMPGLTGMEVLRRVKTIDDTFPVILMTAMAGVTGAVDAMRDGAFDYIAKPFHNDELLRVVGEAVKRNKPRTDLFNVQNNGGGDSQQDPILHDMGTSEVITELAARTRKVAKSNFDVLITGETGTGKELIARAIHSMSGRADKPFIPVDCGAIPEALLESELFGHEEGAFTDAKNQKKGKFELAQGGTIFLDEVPNMSWASQAKLLRALQDRAIFRVGGGTSISIDVRVIAASNTELQSLIEKKDFRADLYYRLKEFSIHVPALRERKGDIPFLVDKFIEQTNKELGKQVKGCSAAAMDALIMFEWPGNVRQLRSTVRSSVLQASEVVELEHLEFMDGTVPGTPNPGSAPIPRLEEGAALKDHVKKHIAQVERQIILETLNTTNWNKAKTARVLQVAYNTLLSKINEYDLQNPNG, encoded by the coding sequence ATGCCTCCAAAGGACGAAATACTGATCGTCGACGATGAAGAAATGATGTGCCTGGTGCTGGGGGGCGTGTTCGAGGACGCGGGCTACGCGGTACGAACGGCCTCCAATGGCGAGCAGGCGCTGAAACTGATAAGTGACCGCCTCCCGGACGTGTTGCTCATGGATATCATCATGCCCGGACTGACAGGGATGGAGGTCCTTCGTCGTGTAAAAACGATAGACGATACCTTCCCCGTCATTCTCATGACCGCCATGGCCGGTGTCACGGGCGCTGTAGACGCTATGCGTGATGGCGCCTTCGACTACATCGCCAAGCCTTTTCACAATGATGAACTTCTCCGCGTCGTCGGGGAGGCGGTAAAGCGGAACAAGCCGCGCACTGACCTTTTCAACGTACAGAACAATGGAGGTGGTGATTCCCAGCAGGATCCCATTCTGCATGACATGGGGACCAGTGAGGTCATCACAGAACTTGCCGCGCGCACAAGGAAAGTGGCGAAGAGCAATTTCGACGTGCTGATTACGGGAGAAACAGGAACGGGAAAAGAGCTTATTGCACGCGCCATCCATAGCATGAGCGGGAGAGCTGACAAGCCGTTCATTCCTGTCGACTGTGGTGCAATCCCCGAGGCTCTGCTCGAAAGTGAGCTTTTCGGTCACGAAGAGGGGGCGTTTACCGACGCGAAGAATCAGAAAAAAGGAAAATTCGAACTCGCGCAGGGTGGGACGATATTTCTCGATGAGGTGCCAAATATGTCCTGGGCTTCGCAGGCCAAGCTGCTGCGTGCGCTGCAGGATCGTGCCATTTTCCGTGTCGGCGGGGGAACGTCCATCAGTATCGATGTCCGTGTCATCGCAGCAAGCAATACGGAGTTGCAATCGCTGATTGAAAAGAAAGATTTCCGCGCGGACCTCTACTACCGGTTGAAGGAATTTTCCATCCATGTCCCTGCGCTGCGTGAGAGGAAAGGTGACATCCCGTTCCTGGTTGATAAGTTCATCGAACAGACGAACAAGGAACTCGGTAAGCAGGTGAAGGGATGCTCGGCAGCTGCAATGGATGCTCTTATCATGTTCGAGTGGCCGGGTAATGTGCGTCAGCTCCGCTCCACTGTTCGCTCGAGCGTGCTGCAGGCATCGGAGGTCGTGGAACTCGAACACCTCGAATTCATGGATGGAACCGTCCCAGGCACTCCAAACCCGGGCAGTGCTCCCATACCGCGGCTCGAAGAGGGCGCGGCACTGAAGGACCATGTCAAAAAGCACATCGCCCAGGTCGAACGCCAGATCATTCTGGAAACCCTGAACACCACGAACTGGAACAAAGCGAAGACCGCACGTGTCCTGCAGGTTGCGTACAACACGCTGCTGTCGAAAATCAACGAATACGATTTGCAGAATCCGAACGGCTGA
- a CDS encoding SDR family NAD(P)-dependent oxidoreductase, whose translation MRLNRSTVLITGASEGIGRATAKLFATRGCHVIAAARTGTRLESLAEEIHAEGTGSCEPLLIDVSDAEGTVDKLGSIAEEKDISIAIINAGVGQYGPFAQTPWSDVAPLLRVNIDGAMAATRAVIPSMIAKRRGSVVLISSTIGKRAVPYNAAYCASKYALQGFSEALRLELRPFGVHLGVVCPARTDTAFFNSMTFSVPQRSSRKVPTSDPLRVARAILRCVERRRREIVVSPEGKLYTFVGTHFPRLTDAILYHSVPRPTEP comes from the coding sequence ATGCGTTTAAACCGCTCAACCGTGCTCATTACCGGTGCGTCCGAAGGCATCGGACGCGCAACGGCGAAGCTCTTTGCCACAAGGGGCTGCCATGTGATCGCCGCCGCGCGAACCGGCACGAGACTTGAGAGTCTCGCCGAGGAGATTCATGCGGAAGGAACCGGCAGCTGCGAACCCCTGCTTATTGACGTTTCCGACGCGGAAGGTACGGTAGACAAACTTGGCAGCATCGCGGAGGAGAAGGATATCTCCATCGCAATTATCAACGCCGGGGTGGGCCAATACGGACCTTTCGCACAGACACCATGGAGCGACGTCGCTCCACTGCTTCGTGTAAACATCGATGGTGCCATGGCTGCAACACGTGCAGTCATTCCCTCAATGATCGCGAAGCGCAGGGGAAGCGTCGTCCTTATCTCCTCCACCATCGGAAAACGTGCAGTGCCGTATAATGCCGCGTACTGTGCGTCCAAATACGCGTTACAGGGATTCAGTGAAGCGCTTCGGCTCGAACTTCGTCCCTTCGGCGTACACCTTGGCGTTGTGTGTCCGGCCCGCACGGATACGGCCTTTTTCAACAGCATGACCTTCTCTGTGCCGCAACGCAGCAGCCGGAAGGTGCCCACGAGCGATCCCCTGCGCGTCGCCCGCGCCATTCTGCGCTGTGTCGAACGCCGGAGGAGGGAAATCGTGGTCAGTCCTGAAGGAAAGCTCTACACGTTCGTTGGCACGCATTTCCCGCGCCTGACCGACGCCATTCTGTATCACAGTGTCCCACGTCCCACAGAACCATGA
- a CDS encoding HAD hydrolase-like protein: MKTQQYLRLILFDIDGTLISTNGIARTTFAEALDEALQRTSAAKEYDLAGKTDQQIYTDIMRASGADDTQISELREKTFDTFFRLLEQRLNRDNVTVLPGVRELLAALAVEQVATVALLTGNMLQGARIKLTPPELLQHFTFGAFGNDAFHRHELPAIAAARAYDRTGATFKAKDIVIIGDTPHDIDCGRHLNVRSIGVASGGYSYDELAKHKPDHCFEDLTDIDRLFSAIFD; this comes from the coding sequence ATGAAAACGCAACAGTATCTCCGCCTCATTCTTTTCGATATTGATGGTACGCTGATCTCGACAAACGGCATCGCCCGCACGACTTTCGCCGAAGCATTGGACGAAGCGCTGCAGCGTACAAGCGCTGCGAAGGAATATGATCTCGCGGGAAAAACTGATCAGCAGATTTATACGGACATCATGCGGGCATCGGGTGCGGATGACACGCAGATCAGCGAGCTTCGCGAAAAAACGTTCGATACCTTCTTCAGACTGCTCGAACAGCGTCTCAACCGTGACAACGTGACCGTACTCCCCGGCGTTCGGGAGCTCCTCGCCGCTCTCGCCGTTGAACAGGTCGCCACCGTTGCACTGCTGACAGGCAACATGCTGCAGGGAGCGCGTATCAAGCTTACGCCGCCGGAACTGCTGCAGCATTTCACTTTCGGCGCCTTTGGCAACGACGCGTTTCACCGGCATGAACTGCCGGCAATCGCCGCAGCGCGCGCATATGACCGAACCGGTGCCACCTTCAAGGCAAAAGACATTGTGATTATCGGCGACACCCCGCATGACATCGATTGCGGACGGCATCTGAACGTGCGGAGCATCGGCGTCGCCTCCGGAGGTTACAGTTATGATGAACTCGCAAAACACAAACCGGATCACTGTTTCGAGGATCTCACCGACATCGACAGGCTGTTCAGCGCGATCTTCGATTAA
- a CDS encoding choice-of-anchor D domain-containing protein: protein MMNSQNTNRITVSRISPTSTGCSARSSINLLQLPAPLLLLALLLFLPGVTAAQAPLPWRSNIWEEDFSSFDAGSYFLGTNSRHDAANGNFILTPEEPAQAGRLYLLRRLPINTFDLSFRARFGVNTPANQSGADGIAFVMGAVYDYPSAGGGTLNFDGCVGFGMEFDTYENSGQNDPSQEHIALLRDRADNHLQYETLVPGTLEDGNWHTLQVRFHDGYIEGWIDGVRRLNTSILNFFPYDGYFGFTAATGSAFNEHRIDDISLSAPTRISMNAGTHNVCEPVIIDTSLLLLNNHPSNEVLTITDVSLDGDVDVFNLAPVSLPLNVGPGLTHELPLQIQLDREGLFSAILTCVSQRGERIYDTLRIRGTLPRLTFNPSSYAFATTATGSSRTATVSLRNTGAVAVDLEGLSLPTGMFSVLSPVSFPVHIAPGAQLQVQLQFLPSRSGTFTDTLHIVNSCGAFNTLLLLGEAEDDRIAFSFQPRTLLLQPGGNDEIYLHIDSLPRFTGIRQLELYISFPNAHTNLGGSGKVDGTLPPGSDTQQLAVEWGSPGFVHTRLTLPSVLDDTGAVFSLLFLGAMASPPCDSITLDSVRINDGMMLYPGTALLVQNGRICVNGSCRHPEGLVALPLPEMLVSPHPLASGSTVHITLPDQGMVRLRLRDLLGRSRANILHTTLPGGEHVATLPVDDLPAGCYMLELQWNEHTVLQPVLMP from the coding sequence ATGATGAACTCGCAAAACACAAACCGGATCACTGTTTCGAGGATCTCACCGACATCGACAGGCTGTTCAGCGCGATCTTCGATTAACCTGCTGCAGCTGCCCGCTCCGCTGCTCCTGCTCGCTCTGCTGTTGTTCCTGCCAGGGGTGACCGCAGCTCAGGCCCCGCTCCCATGGAGAAGCAACATCTGGGAGGAGGATTTCAGCAGCTTCGACGCCGGCAGCTATTTCCTCGGCACCAACAGCCGTCATGATGCGGCAAACGGGAATTTCATCCTCACCCCGGAGGAGCCCGCGCAGGCAGGACGCCTCTACCTCTTGCGGCGGCTTCCCATCAATACATTCGATTTGAGCTTCCGTGCGCGCTTCGGCGTCAACACGCCGGCGAATCAGAGCGGTGCCGACGGCATCGCCTTCGTCATGGGCGCTGTGTACGATTATCCTTCCGCGGGAGGAGGGACGCTGAACTTCGACGGCTGTGTGGGATTCGGAATGGAGTTCGACACATACGAAAATTCGGGGCAGAACGATCCGTCGCAGGAACATATCGCCCTGTTGCGGGATCGCGCCGATAATCACCTTCAATACGAAACGCTCGTACCGGGCACGCTTGAAGACGGCAATTGGCACACATTGCAGGTGCGTTTCCACGACGGCTACATCGAAGGCTGGATCGATGGTGTCCGTCGCCTCAATACGTCAATTCTTAATTTCTTCCCTTACGATGGATACTTCGGCTTCACCGCTGCTACCGGCTCCGCGTTCAACGAACACCGGATCGATGACATCAGCCTCTCCGCGCCGACGCGGATTTCAATGAATGCCGGGACACACAACGTCTGTGAACCTGTCATCATTGACACGTCGCTTCTGCTGCTCAACAATCACCCGTCGAACGAAGTCCTGACGATCACCGATGTATCGCTTGACGGCGATGTGGACGTCTTCAATCTCGCACCGGTTTCGCTGCCCCTGAATGTGGGACCCGGTCTAACCCACGAACTTCCGCTTCAGATTCAACTTGACCGCGAAGGATTGTTTTCCGCCATACTCACCTGTGTCTCCCAGCGCGGGGAACGGATTTATGACACGTTGCGCATTCGCGGCACCTTGCCGCGCCTCACGTTCAATCCCTCGTCGTACGCCTTCGCAACCACTGCAACGGGAAGCAGCCGTACTGCTACGGTTTCACTACGCAATACCGGCGCGGTAGCTGTCGATCTCGAAGGATTGTCACTTCCCACCGGAATGTTCTCTGTGCTATCCCCGGTGAGCTTTCCCGTGCACATCGCTCCCGGCGCACAGCTGCAGGTGCAACTGCAGTTTTTACCATCACGCAGCGGAACGTTCACCGATACACTGCACATCGTCAACAGCTGCGGTGCGTTCAATACACTGCTGCTTCTCGGCGAAGCTGAGGATGATCGTATCGCTTTTTCATTTCAGCCACGCACCCTGCTGCTTCAGCCCGGTGGCAATGATGAGATTTACCTCCACATCGACAGTCTGCCACGCTTCACCGGAATTCGGCAGCTGGAACTGTACATCAGCTTCCCGAATGCGCATACCAACCTGGGCGGTTCAGGAAAGGTGGACGGCACCCTGCCGCCGGGCAGCGACACACAGCAGCTGGCGGTGGAATGGGGCAGCCCGGGATTCGTACATACGAGGTTGACGCTCCCCAGCGTCCTGGACGATACCGGCGCCGTGTTTTCCCTGCTATTCCTTGGCGCAATGGCGAGTCCTCCCTGCGACAGTATCACGCTCGACAGCGTCCGTATCAATGATGGAATGATGCTGTATCCCGGAACAGCGCTCCTTGTGCAGAACGGCCGTATCTGCGTAAACGGGTCCTGCAGACACCCGGAAGGACTTGTGGCACTTCCCCTCCCCGAAATGCTTGTCTCCCCGCATCCGCTCGCATCGGGCAGCACGGTACACATCACGCTGCCGGACCAGGGGATGGTTCGTCTGCGGCTCAGGGACCTACTCGGCCGCTCACGAGCAAACATCCTGCATACGACCCTGCCCGGTGGAGAACATGTCGCCACCCTGCCGGTCGATGATCTCCCTGCGGGGTGCTACATGCTGGAGCTGCAGTGGAATGAGCATACAGTTCTGCAGCCGGTACTGATGCCCTAG
- a CDS encoding TIGR03790 family protein: protein MKLLRLLFLVSLLPITVFAQAPVNYDDVGLIINTNDTNSVAIGEYFMLRRDIPQRNVIYIDAPATETITGEKFTDVRAQIEDYLASSGLVDTLNYLVTTKGVPLRVTYGGDLYKPDPRNAAFDAEIMLVLGYFSAHIGRNTLIIPPGSIRTQAYFMKDEHYNRKSIIPGSSPAQPYDMFLTTRLTGLTKEDVFSMIDRSGPFTFVNKDSALFVFDRDPIPITLDPYDNNLGEAGTVVEGFGWNALVNTDSVYVTEQRNVMGYASWGSNDHFDHYFTSHARPQNTWLPGSLAETYVSTSARNFTPGQTGGQSRIADLFAEGCTGASGYVFEPYDIALTWVNVLFNRYLRGYNLAESYYMTNPTISWMATIVGDPKTSIITEYPPLPSPTVSGPDVICEGSNLSLTAADSEEGWMNWFEGDSVSVKAAGPPFDDTHPLWVAEGSDCLLQAGDAGTKTWTFVNENFVGRGFAEFTAEVLPGLQAEITSSADTVYLDTDPEVHFSVSAQGVYSWDWDFGDGGNSSDPSPLHRYTATGEYTVTVEVSNGTCTATAQTTVVVLNSTGTENSRPLAGRIQLLQNYPNPVAPTTAIPFFLPSRMQARITVTDLLGRVVATVLDAEMDGGQHTVLWESDGLEPGTYHCVLEADGQRSIRRLQILR from the coding sequence ATGAAGTTGCTGCGTCTGCTTTTCCTCGTCAGCCTGCTGCCCATCACTGTTTTCGCCCAGGCCCCTGTCAACTATGACGATGTGGGACTGATAATCAACACGAACGATACGAATTCAGTTGCGATCGGTGAATATTTCATGCTCAGACGGGATATTCCACAGCGCAACGTGATCTATATCGATGCGCCGGCGACGGAAACCATCACAGGGGAGAAATTCACCGATGTGCGCGCACAGATTGAGGACTATCTTGCATCGAGCGGACTGGTCGACACACTGAATTACCTGGTGACGACGAAAGGCGTTCCCCTGCGCGTGACATACGGTGGAGACCTTTACAAACCGGATCCGCGGAATGCAGCGTTTGACGCTGAAATCATGTTGGTGCTTGGATATTTCTCGGCGCATATAGGACGTAATACGCTCATCATCCCTCCCGGCTCGATCCGCACGCAGGCCTATTTCATGAAGGACGAACACTACAACCGGAAATCCATTATCCCGGGCAGCAGTCCCGCCCAGCCGTATGACATGTTCCTCACCACCAGGCTGACGGGATTGACGAAGGAGGATGTGTTCAGCATGATTGATCGCAGCGGACCGTTTACGTTCGTGAACAAAGACAGTGCGCTGTTCGTTTTCGACCGGGATCCGATTCCCATCACGCTCGATCCGTATGACAACAATCTCGGCGAGGCGGGAACAGTCGTTGAAGGATTCGGCTGGAATGCACTGGTCAACACAGACTCCGTCTATGTAACCGAACAGCGGAATGTCATGGGCTATGCGAGCTGGGGATCCAACGACCATTTTGATCATTATTTCACCAGCCACGCCCGCCCCCAGAACACCTGGCTCCCCGGTTCACTCGCGGAAACCTATGTATCGACGTCCGCTCGTAATTTTACTCCCGGACAAACCGGGGGACAATCCCGCATCGCCGACCTCTTCGCGGAAGGCTGCACCGGGGCGAGCGGGTACGTGTTTGAGCCATATGACATCGCACTGACATGGGTGAACGTGCTGTTCAATCGCTATCTGCGCGGGTACAATCTCGCGGAGAGCTATTATATGACCAATCCGACGATTTCCTGGATGGCCACCATCGTCGGGGACCCGAAAACTTCCATCATTACGGAATATCCTCCCCTCCCCTCTCCCACCGTCAGTGGTCCGGATGTAATTTGCGAGGGCAGTAATCTCTCCCTTACCGCAGCCGATTCTGAAGAGGGCTGGATGAACTGGTTCGAGGGTGATTCGGTCTCAGTGAAAGCAGCAGGACCTCCCTTTGACGACACGCACCCGCTCTGGGTCGCAGAGGGAAGCGACTGCCTGCTGCAGGCGGGCGATGCCGGGACAAAAACCTGGACTTTCGTCAACGAAAATTTTGTCGGCAGAGGCTTTGCCGAGTTCACGGCCGAGGTGCTTCCCGGACTCCAGGCTGAGATTACGTCTTCCGCTGATACCGTCTATCTCGATACCGATCCTGAAGTGCATTTTTCCGTCTCTGCACAGGGAGTCTACTCCTGGGACTGGGATTTCGGTGACGGTGGAAATAGCAGTGATCCCTCTCCGTTGCATCGCTATACGGCAACCGGTGAATACACGGTGACGGTGGAAGTCTCGAACGGAACCTGCACTGCAACAGCACAGACCACCGTGGTCGTTCTCAACAGCACGGGCACAGAGAATTCGCGACCGCTGGCAGGTCGTATCCAGCTGCTGCAGAACTATCCGAATCCCGTCGCACCCACAACGGCAATTCCCTTTTTCCTGCCATCCCGCATGCAGGCGCGCA